The Serpentinimonas maccroryi genome has a segment encoding these proteins:
- a CDS encoding ROK family transcriptional regulator, whose product MNFATSLVGAAEADWAVRGSNHIGMRQFNERTVLQAIRLHGPLPKADLSRLTQLSKQTVSIIVERMLDEGLLLKLDRLRGGIGQPSVPLALNPEGAYSIGVQIGRRSLEIVLVNFVGQIERHLTHHYDTPQPEQVFPLVEHGLAQLRAGLGVQWDRVVGLGLATPTSMHQWADVLGPQTAQALAQWADVEPQTEMQKLTALPVVFARDTVAACTAELILGKGQNWPNFLYVFVGTFVGGGLVLQGRLIHGSSGNAGAIGSLPLHLAGPSDRSCQLLEVASAWQLERTLKHHGLDPNLVFVDEICAPVHQTLVQPWLAASASALAMTATAASALLDIDALIVDGSISAKLLDALCVRTHTSMADYPSAGLRVPTVVRGAVGMHARALGGALLPLHGQFFPDKDIFLKQS is encoded by the coding sequence GTGAATTTTGCTACCAGTCTGGTGGGGGCTGCCGAAGCCGATTGGGCGGTGCGTGGATCCAACCACATCGGCATGCGCCAATTCAACGAGCGCACCGTGCTGCAAGCCATACGCTTGCACGGCCCATTGCCCAAGGCCGATTTGTCGCGCCTGACGCAGCTGTCCAAGCAAACGGTATCGATCATCGTCGAGCGCATGTTGGATGAGGGTTTGCTGCTCAAATTGGACCGTCTGCGCGGCGGCATCGGGCAGCCCTCGGTGCCGCTGGCTCTGAACCCCGAGGGGGCATACAGCATTGGTGTGCAGATCGGGCGGCGCAGCCTTGAGATCGTGCTGGTGAATTTTGTGGGTCAGATCGAGCGCCATTTAACACACCACTACGATACTCCGCAACCCGAACAGGTGTTTCCGTTGGTGGAGCACGGACTGGCGCAACTGCGCGCTGGACTGGGTGTGCAATGGGACCGGGTAGTGGGTCTGGGGCTGGCCACGCCCACCTCCATGCACCAATGGGCCGATGTGCTTGGGCCGCAAACGGCGCAGGCGTTGGCACAATGGGCTGACGTAGAACCACAAACTGAGATGCAAAAATTGACCGCGCTCCCGGTTGTATTTGCCCGCGATACGGTAGCGGCTTGTACTGCCGAGCTGATTTTGGGCAAGGGGCAGAACTGGCCCAACTTTTTGTATGTGTTTGTGGGCACGTTCGTGGGTGGGGGCTTGGTGTTGCAGGGGCGCTTGATCCATGGTTCGAGCGGCAATGCCGGCGCCATTGGCTCTTTGCCCCTGCATCTGGCCGGCCCCTCGGACCGGTCCTGCCAGCTGCTCGAAGTGGCTTCGGCTTGGCAGCTCGAGCGCACACTCAAGCACCACGGGCTGGATCCCAATCTGGTTTTTGTCGATGAAATCTGTGCGCCTGTGCATCAAACCTTGGTGCAGCCTTGGCTGGCTGCTTCGGCCAGCGCCCTGGCCATGACTGCCACGGCTGCGTCGGCTTTGCTGGACATAGACGCTCTGATCGTCGATGGATCGATCTCGGCCAAACTGCTCGATGCCCTGTGTGTCCGCACGCACACCAGCATGGCCGATTACCCTTCAGCTGGATTGAGGGTGCCCACCGTGGTGCGCGGTGCGGTGGGTATGCACGCACGGGCCCTAGGGGGAGCGCTGTTGCCACTGCACGGGCAATTTTTCCCCGATAAAGATATTTTTCTTAAGCAGTCCTGA
- a CDS encoding RbsD/FucU family protein encodes MLKGIDPILTPALLQHLCAMGHGEWVAVVDANFTAEWLAQGKPVLRLPGLDLLRVSRAVLSVLPLALDVPAPVGYMQHSDWPVGQTTSAQQRVIDFLQQSNQLGGQQIEAVERFEFYRRVQQASVFIQSGESSAYGNFIFCKGVIGPAEGF; translated from the coding sequence ATGCTAAAAGGGATTGACCCCATCCTCACGCCGGCGCTGCTACAGCATTTGTGTGCCATGGGGCACGGCGAATGGGTGGCGGTGGTGGATGCCAACTTTACAGCCGAGTGGCTGGCCCAAGGCAAGCCGGTGCTGCGCTTGCCGGGGCTGGACTTGTTGCGGGTTTCGCGCGCTGTGCTGTCTGTGTTGCCGCTGGCGCTTGATGTGCCTGCTCCTGTCGGTTACATGCAACACTCCGACTGGCCCGTGGGGCAAACCACGTCCGCACAGCAACGGGTGATTGATTTTTTGCAGCAATCAAACCAGCTTGGCGGGCAGCAGATCGAGGCGGTGGAACGCTTCGAGTTCTATCGCCGGGTGCAGCAAGCCAGTGTATTTATCCAGAGCGGCGAGTCCAGTGCCTACGGAAATTTCATTTTTTGTAAGGGCGTTATCGGCCCGGCAGAGGGTTTTTAA